Proteins encoded within one genomic window of Sporolituus thermophilus DSM 23256:
- the trxA gene encoding thioredoxin encodes MANVLNVNETNFQEEVLDSAKPVLVDFWAPWCGFCTKLSPVFDELANEMGDKVKLVKVNVDENRSLAQKYGVMSLPTMILFKNGEPGEKLIGFMPKQAIAAKISPLV; translated from the coding sequence AGACCAATTTCCAAGAAGAGGTGCTAGACTCAGCCAAACCGGTGCTGGTCGACTTTTGGGCTCCCTGGTGTGGGTTCTGTACTAAATTATCACCGGTATTCGATGAGTTGGCGAACGAAATGGGCGACAAGGTGAAGCTGGTCAAAGTTAATGTTGACGAAAACCGTTCCTTGGCGCAAAAGTATGGTGTGATGAGCCTGCCGACCATGATCTTGTTTAAAAATGGCGAGCCTGGTGAAAAACTGATCGGCTTCATGCCTAAACAAGCCATTGCCGCCAAAATATCGCCGCTGGTATAG